The following is a genomic window from Anopheles merus strain MAF unplaced genomic scaffold, AmerM5.1 LNR4000017, whole genome shotgun sequence.
ttgaaaattatagcttattaaacctacattttgagattttttttgctaaaatccacaaaaatttGAGAAGTAATTTTTTTCGGCGAATAACacctaaacaacaaaaacttatgtatgaaaaataaagattatttaatgaccttatgatttcgagcagatgataccgcTCCCAACCCTCGCAACCCGCTGTGCAAAACGACGgtaggcgttatggcgttctgaaaATTtaatcatgccttccttttctctccaacggcaaatttgtcaagcagctcgtcgagctgcccgtccctggcttcgcctcatacccctcgcctgagcgcgctgccgaaggtttggatgtgttgtgcgtcagacggccaatcgctgtcagccgtcgtccgtgctttttccctccatagcgccatctctttctcgcgtgtggtcaatgctcgcgagctgttgtggcgcctacaaatgccgttaacaaacattgcggcgatgaattgcattttcacaatcaaacacaccaaaaatcgcaatgagttcaaacactgcaatataaaaatgactaaggaatcgatagtttacgcaggagggtttgctgtgcaacgcgcagaatcctaatccgcattaacacgttcagtccggcgctgattttcatgagcttaccgttccgccggcatctagaacgcaagctgattgtggaaTCGTATACTGGAAATTTCAccggcagtccctggggcctgccatcgtgctgaacgtgttaagcagtaagcatagcactaagattttgctttcgcctgttatggattacatagatatgctaagcatcctgcgcatgttgtgagtgagcgtgtgtatgcaaaactgtcgccgaatgtatgctcttccggaatgttatgatccataggtcaaagaaaggaaggtgttcatgaaaggcggaaagacgaattgaggcccctgtaaatggtaactgatgaccgggaggagggggtactggcacacagctgttgggagatagaTTGACATTATACTTAATTGCaggcggatggaggggggggtggccatggaaCCCCAACGATCATCGtccacaggccctaaaattgttgccggcatgaggggtgGGTGGGGGTGTGGGGTGTGAGAGTGcagatggttctccagccacggggcaccaacgaccatctttccgggggcccttgtcgctaatactctgtccactttagacatacgacatactacagactagagatcttcggtgaccgcctagtccgcctaccgttagatccaccgttggttcatgacggtgtttttttttcactgtggaggtgcatccttcccctgtcctgcagcgtatgcatcgagcaggagacagtgtggcagtatgcaagttacccgctggataggagcggacgcgcggcaacgccatcattccgcacatctgcatgcccgtcttgggttctaaccgcgtatgaaccgtccgccgtagcaagaggtgactatccggctacgtggtactcaagtcctgaaaaggccggcatgatcgcgttggctattacgccaataataataataataataataataataataaaaagaactaaGCATAGCTGTCCACActcgggtaagagtttgtcttgactttgttgctgccgggctaccgctgtgacgagacaaatacacggaatgcactcgaccaaaacatgaacctaccgatccgaacccattccaaggcagtgccggtcaatcggcgtcatgataactactccaaaccaacacaagcaccagattctggacggacaggtgcagcaccatacgcgcaccgtaataaacaaatccagaatcctcttttgtatttcaattcaaaatgttgtttccacttgcgtccgctagctgaattagaaataaatgtgcgaCATATCACACGCATGATTGCTTAGATCGTGGTCTTTTTATACCCCCcccagcagagccgatcgcaaagatgccaatgccaatggttgtgttgtctctcaggtagcgagatcgaaaatgcatggactttgtagtcgcagcggatgaaaatgtacgcatcagaatcaaatagttttggggtttccaaacgcacgcacacacacaaacacacaaacatgcgcgcgcaaactcacacccacacacacacacacacacacacacacaccccacacgcccacatgcatgaacgcgcggacgccagcacgcacgcactcacgcacgcacacacacacgaacgcacgcacgcacacatgcacgtacgcgcgcacgccagcacgcacccacgaaagcttgcgcacgagcacgcgcccccgaagtcgcgcccccgaagtcgcgcacgcgatcacgcaccctccacgaaaccccccccccccctcccgcacgagcgagtacggctaccttatcggtagaacgctggttcagctatcttgtagcgtatcctcattcaaagcgccgggcgggttgggggatcgcgacatgatagagtgaacggtcactttccccgcgctgtgtgtgtgtgttttgtgacgagacccaaaaactcgagacagatttcggcacattaaaaaaaatatatattgccactataactgtgctacatgatgcttagaaggtcgttgaagcatcaaacatgttcaaattaaaaatatattagattagtgttagacgttctcctacgcttgttttaaaataggcttcttcaccctcagttggcaggggcatcgaatggtctcatcagcagcggcacgaaataaaataaaccatcaatacaccgataacactttgaatcccaatccagcttctcccacagcgcctcAAGGTCATACACAcattaaataaatgctaacacccaccaataacaatacacaaccgcaatgcacatatgagtatcaacgcatacaccgcaacagccaatcagctggtggcggaaggcacgggcagaagcgcaagtaaggcaaggcatggcgagggagggagaagaagcggacgagtaaatgggcgccaatatttttaaattttttgaccgtttttttgctccaccgccataaatagttcgtccatttcgccaacagatggcgctaaacttgctcgacccagcgcgggaatcgctgaagtccagcgcgggagccagccaaaatctgcgctggccagcgcacaacaaaatcgagcagtttttgagctcgctttctagctcgctttccgccgaaactgatcgagaaagcgagcagaaatgtccgaagaaccgatcgaagcttttgatcggttgaagcgtttacggtatttcgagagagcgtgctgtatgtgtatgtctctttttgacaaaaaagctccggtacgcgatcgtgttggcgcaaaaatgataatggccgaaaaatgtttcacatccacgttctctttcttcttctttttcccttcacctcgctttatcgttattgattttgctctctagctacattgagcgagtggctgacaagttttcgatcgctttgcgcagcgggagtgCCTTAAATAATTAaccattttcttgttttaatttcagtCTCGAACACTACGTCGTTTATCATCGTTTCCAAGTTTCTGGCGGAATTTTTTGGAACAGCAACGCTCATGTTTCTCGGCTGTATGGGCTGCCTGGATGGTTTTGACAACGTTACAACCAACTTAAGCCGAGGCATCATTTTTGGCTTCACCGTTATGGTTGTGATCCTCACGTTTGGTGTTGTATCAGGAGCACATATAAATCCAGTGGTTTCCATAGCCGCTTACATCTATGGTGATCTTTCTGGCACAGTAAAATAGCTGAGataccaattttttttttcgttacgaTAACCATTCACATTTATTTTTCAGATGGTATTAATTTACTTTATAGCACAATTCGCCGGTGCTTTATGTGGTTACGGACTACTCATGGCTGTTGTTCCGCAAGATTATTTTAACCAAGCATTGGTGGATGGCTATGGGAGCTGTGTTACTGCTCCACATAACAGCCTTACATCTGCAGGAGCATTGGCAATAGAGTTCATAGTTACAGGAATCCTTGTATGGGCATGTTGTGGAGTTTGGGACCCGCGAAATGCAGACCAACAGAACTCGGTACCAATTAAATTTGCGTTACTGGTAGCAGCCATCTCGGTTGCAGCTGGTCCTGCCACAGGGGCTAGTATGAACCCCGCTAGAACACTTTCTCCTTGTATATGGAATAATAGTTATCATAAAATATGGGTAAGATAACCATATAAGAAGGATTTCGAGTCAATATTGTCGATTATCTGATTCATACGTAAATgtgtcaaacaaaaccacgctacacgaactgaaacgaaatcggtattatacaAGCTTGTTAGACACTTCATTCGTTTACTCGAGATATTGCTACCAAATTGATCTGAACTGGAtttgtttgtcaaaacaaactACAACGCGTAACGCATGAAGTATCGTTccaatttataattatttttacgtgtggcatattattgttttttaaatgtgtttggcaatgtcatgaaaagtagcgcttgtggtatgattttctaatttctgtGTAATTTGTTATTCCCACCCTTTTTCCagtgaataattacaaaaacaagccgaactttgggccggtctggtggtacagtcgtcaactcgtacgacttaacaacatgccatCATGGGTTccagccccgaatagaccgtgcccccatacgtaggactgactatcctgctatggtaacaataagtcactgaaagccaagctcacttcactagtgggtttaAGCAGGCctttgaccgacagcggttgttgtgccacacaagaagaagaattacaaaaaatcccttttgaatgtaattacatgcaattcatgtggtttaaaaatatgtatttagtGGTTAAACCGTAAAAAAAACGCTTTCCGTAGCTTTAACCTAACAGAAA
Proteins encoded in this region:
- the LOC121601016 gene encoding aquaporin AQPAn.G-like — its product is MFLGCMGCLDGFDNVTTNLSRGIIFGFTVMVVILTFGVVSGAHINPVVSIAAYIYGDLSGTMVLIYFIAQFAGALCGYGLLMAVVPQDYFNQALVDGYGSCVTAPHNSLTSAGALAIEFIVTGILVWACCGVWDPRNADQQNSVPIKFALLVAAISVAAGPATGASMNPARTLSPCIWNNSYHKIWIYFVGPPLAGVIMPIVYKYVFRRESNNIIEHIPAPPQEQVCVCILHNKDSHVEKV